In a single window of the Rhodoferax saidenbachensis genome:
- a CDS encoding LysR family transcriptional regulator: MTRAGLIELNAVVAVATHRSFRKAAAELGVSPSALSHAVASLEKRMGVRLFNRTTRSVTPSEAGEQFLSRVSPALSEIRDAMTGVNEFRDTPVGTIRLNASEAAAQMVLEPLVLEFLRRYPDMRVDLVTEGRLVDVVAEGFDAGIRQAEFVPLDMVAVVCSPPIRYVVVGSPRYFLEHGEPLHPNDLRGHRCIRNRLPSGALYRWEFQQGEETIAIDPSGPLTLDNYNLRISAALQGAGLTWVNAWAVSPHVASGQLIPVLQSWSTSSPGLRLYYPSQRNVPAGMKAFIALVREVYGSARSEQEALASGL; encoded by the coding sequence ATGACGCGCGCTGGTCTGATCGAACTCAATGCGGTGGTTGCTGTCGCCACGCACCGGAGCTTTCGCAAGGCGGCGGCTGAACTGGGCGTTTCACCCTCTGCCCTGAGTCATGCCGTCGCAAGCCTGGAAAAGCGTATGGGCGTGCGACTGTTTAACCGCACGACCCGCAGCGTCACGCCGTCCGAAGCAGGGGAGCAGTTTCTGTCGCGCGTCAGCCCGGCGCTTTCGGAGATCAGGGACGCCATGACCGGGGTCAACGAATTCCGGGATACACCGGTCGGCACGATACGTCTCAATGCCTCCGAGGCCGCTGCCCAAATGGTTCTGGAGCCGTTGGTGCTGGAGTTTTTGCGGCGCTACCCTGACATGCGGGTCGATCTCGTTACAGAGGGGCGTTTGGTGGATGTTGTCGCCGAAGGCTTTGATGCTGGCATTCGCCAGGCGGAATTCGTTCCTTTGGACATGGTGGCGGTGGTCTGCAGTCCACCGATTCGTTACGTGGTAGTCGGGTCACCGCGGTATTTTCTGGAACACGGTGAGCCGCTTCACCCGAATGACCTGCGAGGCCACCGTTGCATTCGCAATCGCCTGCCCAGTGGAGCCCTGTACCGCTGGGAGTTTCAGCAGGGCGAAGAAACTATTGCCATCGACCCTTCTGGCCCCCTGACGTTGGATAACTACAACCTGCGGATTTCAGCGGCCCTGCAGGGTGCGGGGCTCACATGGGTCAATGCGTGGGCGGTGTCCCCTCATGTGGCATCGGGCCAGTTGATTCCAGTACTGCAATCCTGGTCCACTTCTTCACCTGGCTTGCGTCTGTACTATCCCAGTCAAAGAAACGTGCCCGCAGGTATGAAGGCATTTATCGCCCTGGTGCGTGAGGTGTATGGAAGTGCCAGAAGCGAGCAAGAGGCGCTGGCTTCTGGGCTTTGA
- a CDS encoding FitA-like ribbon-helix-helix domain-containing protein, which yields MSSVTVRNLPDATHRALKLRAAQHGRSTEAEIRFILEGAVAPSVGLGSALAAIGRSVGGVDLQTPRDQRPIEPASFE from the coding sequence ATGTCTTCCGTCACTGTCCGAAACCTCCCCGATGCGACACACCGCGCGCTCAAGCTGCGTGCAGCACAACACGGGCGCAGCACCGAGGCTGAAATTCGCTTCATTCTGGAAGGTGCCGTGGCCCCAAGCGTCGGTCTGGGTTCCGCGCTGGCTGCCATTGGCCGCAGTGTGGGCGGGGTCGACCTGCAAACGCCACGTGACCAGCGCCCTATTGAGCCTGCGAGTTTTGAATGA
- a CDS encoding 2'-5' RNA ligase family protein yields the protein MAHIPRGPLGLFIQGFGGVMSEQLTLPGMEEGGPAPPRPRPKPILRPRRAFNLFFAIRPAPDDALTLEALGHRLAQAHGMRCKPLAAGRLHVSLHNLGEYDVVPPGLIRLASLVADGLAFPAFDVVFDHAMVFRGRGTPYVLCSSSKLEALDTFHLELGIALKNAFPLLDVKRDFTPHITLAYKGRLGLVHSIEPLRWSAHELVLINSHQGKTVHEVLGRWPLRGQPGLAF from the coding sequence TTGGCGCACATCCCACGAGGGCCCCTCGGTCTTTTTATTCAAGGCTTTGGAGGTGTGATGTCTGAGCAGCTCACTTTGCCCGGCATGGAGGAAGGCGGCCCGGCGCCGCCCCGGCCGCGCCCCAAGCCGATCCTGCGGCCTCGTCGGGCATTCAATCTATTTTTCGCAATCCGCCCTGCGCCAGATGATGCGCTGACCCTGGAGGCGCTGGGGCACCGCTTGGCCCAGGCCCATGGCATGCGGTGCAAGCCCTTGGCGGCGGGACGCCTGCATGTGAGTTTGCACAATCTGGGCGAGTACGACGTGGTACCTCCGGGGCTGATACGCCTGGCCAGCCTGGTTGCGGATGGCCTGGCCTTTCCTGCGTTCGACGTGGTTTTTGACCACGCCATGGTGTTTCGCGGTCGGGGTACGCCCTATGTGCTTTGCAGCAGCTCGAAGCTTGAGGCTCTAGATACGTTTCATCTCGAACTGGGTATTGCCTTGAAGAATGCTTTTCCTCTTTTGGATGTGAAGCGGGATTTCACGCCCCATATAACGCTCGCCTACAAGGGCCGGTTGGGGCTGGTGCATTCCATTGAACCTTTACGCTGGTCTGCGCATGAACTGGTGCTGATCAACAGCCACCAGGGCAAAACCGTGCACGAAGTGCTCGGCCGTTGGCCTTTGCGTGGCCAGCCCGGTTTGGCTTTCTGA
- a CDS encoding YHYH protein: MKKTVTALVWVIASGSGHSHDLTALPLGDGKLSQSPKVGWIWACHTDPQAGGAQRAGPWINTAKGTYDATAKPVVPGQVSWPSQFRLSVQQDQRVFSSNDLPSHPTGSFPIPSSSDAYRYDRNPNSIAAQTMQVALPLWPELAAQPTCVPGAIGFLLSGAVLFNALDAPGRDAVAHETQDACQGHPQESGVYHYHNLSNCVADKREPAGHSALVGYLLDGFGIYGPYGEKGQALASKDLDECHGHTHTISWEGKQVTMYHYHATPDFPYTAGCLRGSYKQSDVTTISGPRPQRGMGGPGGRNQPPGMQQQGGGTPQGGGPGGPGGAPPDLNRVAAALGIGVQKLRDAMGPPPPDLQAAATKLGISVDALQSALNAAR, encoded by the coding sequence ATGAAAAAAACAGTGACCGCCCTGGTGTGGGTTATTGCCTCTGGCTCGGGGCACAGCCATGATTTGACCGCCCTGCCCCTGGGCGACGGCAAGTTATCGCAGTCGCCCAAAGTCGGCTGGATCTGGGCCTGCCACACTGACCCGCAAGCCGGTGGCGCGCAACGCGCCGGGCCATGGATCAACACCGCCAAAGGCACCTACGACGCAACCGCCAAACCGGTGGTGCCGGGTCAGGTGAGCTGGCCGTCGCAGTTCCGCTTGAGCGTGCAGCAGGACCAGCGCGTGTTCAGCAGCAACGACCTGCCCAGCCACCCCACGGGCAGCTTCCCCATCCCAAGCAGCAGCGACGCCTACCGCTACGACCGCAATCCCAACAGCATCGCAGCGCAGACCATGCAGGTGGCGCTGCCCCTGTGGCCCGAGTTGGCAGCGCAGCCCACATGTGTGCCGGGAGCCATCGGCTTCCTGCTCAGCGGGGCCGTGTTGTTCAACGCACTCGATGCGCCAGGGCGCGATGCGGTCGCCCATGAAACCCAGGACGCCTGCCAGGGCCACCCGCAGGAATCGGGGGTGTACCACTACCACAACCTCAGCAACTGCGTGGCCGATAAACGCGAGCCCGCAGGGCACTCCGCGCTGGTGGGTTATCTGCTGGACGGCTTCGGCATCTACGGCCCGTATGGCGAGAAAGGCCAAGCCCTGGCCAGCAAAGACCTGGACGAATGCCACGGACACACCCACACCATCAGTTGGGAGGGCAAACAAGTGACCATGTACCACTACCACGCCACGCCAGACTTCCCCTACACCGCAGGTTGCCTGCGCGGTAGCTACAAGCAGTCAGACGTCACTACCATCAGCGGCCCACGTCCGCAGCGTGGCATGGGCGGTCCCGGCGGCCGCAACCAACCTCCAGGCATGCAGCAGCAAGGCGGCGGCACGCCGCAAGGTGGTGGCCCCGGCGGCCCGGGTGGCGCCCCGCCTGACCTGAACCGGGTGGCAGCCGCGCTGGGCATTGGCGTGCAAAAGCTGCGCGATGCGATGGGCCCGCCACCGCCAGACCTGCAGGCTGCTGCCACCAAGCTGGGCATCAGCGTGGATGCACTGCAGTCGGCCCTGAACGCAGCCCGCTGA
- a CDS encoding type II toxin-antitoxin system VapC family toxin produces MIILDTNVVSEPLKPEPDPAVLDWLNAQAPETLYITSINLAELLAGVEVLPPGRRRDALGHALLQEVTALFDRRVLSFDAKAAEFFAKTYASAQAQGNPIGFADCAIAAIAKANGFAIATRNVRDFKGADIDVIDSWTFA; encoded by the coding sequence ATGATCATTCTTGACACGAACGTGGTGTCGGAACCGCTAAAGCCCGAACCCGACCCGGCCGTTTTGGACTGGCTCAACGCCCAAGCACCCGAAACGCTCTACATCACCAGCATCAACCTGGCGGAACTGCTGGCTGGTGTGGAAGTCCTGCCGCCGGGTAGACGCCGTGATGCGTTGGGACACGCACTGTTGCAAGAAGTGACCGCCCTGTTCGACAGGCGCGTTTTGAGCTTTGATGCGAAGGCGGCCGAGTTCTTCGCCAAGACCTATGCCAGTGCCCAGGCACAAGGCAACCCCATAGGTTTTGCCGACTGCGCCATTGCCGCCATCGCCAAGGCCAACGGATTTGCGATTGCCACGCGCAACGTACGTGATTTCAAAGGCGCAGACATTGACGTGATAGATTCCTGGACTTTTGCCTGA
- a CDS encoding DEAD/DEAH box helicase gives MPRPRIPSPQLPPGADQRDRTVAAWVDALRRKADAATLKTLPTLSDADAARVMTLLRMDSPPPAAPAPVIEVPTNSVPGNFRPRLTLQTLGRGDGLLGLKPQGKLGPRGDSVTLAQFDWIYQTDAGDHWHTPAPTSILNNRPNAIQELFDTGGPVVRLQRDLAAEADAMDLVWDMGFVPLDPQSFQWRSREHPALGSVWTLPQEEFFGDFWADQVPQLQTKGWSVVVKPGFAHESVPVLRWKLVVSPDTGEVLGKELDAPLVTPGRGVEKLQLPAREGAWLLSLGIEIDGQTLDLAPMLADLLRRDHRWLNAAQIAAIDDLAIVSLRAPGGKRIDAPAAPIKAIVGAMVDLLTDPTRNQDQSLLKLGAWEARRLDALRASLLEAHRVGAHNAWQLEGDMGLASLAKRLKALGAPQPVAAPEGLQVELRPYQLEGLAWLQYLRAHSLGGILADDMGLGKTAQALAHVLVEKHAGRLDLPVLVVLPTSLIFNWQAEAKRMAPSLRLLTLQGPERAELFAQMPDHDLVLTTYPLLWRDMDALAAQRFHLVILDEAQMVKNAGSRSARALRRLQTRRSLCLTGTPMENHLGELWAQFDWLMPGFLGDARHFAARWRKPIEENGETLRAALLAQRVRPFILRRRKQDVASELPPRTEVIKRVQLQGQQRELYESVRVAADVQVRRVLQRQSFNGAQISILDALLKLRQVCCDPHLVKGSKPTENIERAKLELLADMLPALVEEGRRVLVFSQFTELLDLIADQLHAQALPFLSLTGQTSPKDRGSVVQRFQAQEVPVLLLSLKAGGVGLNLTAADTVIHMDPWWNPAVEEQATARAHRIGQDQPVFVYKLVVEGSIEERMLELQARKLALADSVLGHDAAGALKFDEADLDALLAPLGAVVATGQTPEEAARRWGRTGSRA, from the coding sequence ATGCCCCGCCCGCGCATCCCCTCCCCGCAACTTCCCCCCGGTGCCGACCAGCGCGACCGCACGGTCGCGGCCTGGGTCGACGCGCTGCGGCGCAAGGCTGATGCTGCCACGCTGAAAACCCTGCCCACGCTGTCGGATGCGGATGCCGCCCGCGTGATGACGCTGCTGCGCATGGACAGCCCGCCACCGGCCGCACCTGCGCCGGTGATTGAAGTGCCCACGAACAGCGTGCCGGGCAACTTCCGCCCTCGCCTCACGCTGCAAACGCTGGGCCGCGGCGACGGCCTGCTAGGCCTCAAACCGCAAGGCAAGCTGGGCCCGCGCGGTGACAGCGTCACGCTGGCGCAGTTCGACTGGATCTACCAGACCGACGCGGGCGACCACTGGCACACGCCCGCCCCCACTTCCATCCTGAACAACCGCCCCAACGCGATCCAGGAACTGTTCGACACCGGCGGCCCCGTGGTGCGTTTGCAGCGTGACCTGGCCGCCGAGGCTGACGCCATGGACCTGGTGTGGGACATGGGTTTTGTGCCGCTGGACCCTCAGTCTTTTCAGTGGCGCAGCCGCGAACACCCGGCCCTGGGCTCGGTGTGGACGCTGCCGCAGGAAGAATTCTTTGGCGACTTCTGGGCCGACCAGGTGCCCCAACTGCAAACCAAGGGCTGGTCGGTCGTCGTCAAGCCCGGCTTTGCGCACGAAAGTGTGCCCGTGTTGCGCTGGAAACTGGTGGTCAGCCCCGACACCGGCGAGGTGCTGGGCAAGGAACTCGACGCACCCCTGGTCACCCCCGGGCGCGGCGTGGAAAAGCTGCAACTCCCCGCGCGCGAAGGCGCCTGGCTGCTGAGCCTGGGCATTGAGATTGACGGCCAGACGCTGGACCTGGCCCCCATGCTGGCCGACCTGCTGCGCCGCGACCACCGCTGGCTCAACGCTGCGCAGATCGCCGCCATCGACGATCTCGCCATCGTCTCGCTACGCGCGCCGGGCGGTAAACGCATCGACGCACCGGCCGCCCCGATCAAGGCCATCGTCGGCGCGATGGTGGACCTGCTGACCGACCCAACTCGCAACCAGGACCAGAGCCTGCTGAAGCTGGGCGCATGGGAAGCCCGGCGTCTGGATGCGCTGCGCGCCAGCCTGCTGGAGGCGCACCGCGTGGGCGCGCACAACGCCTGGCAACTGGAAGGTGACATGGGTCTGGCCAGCCTGGCCAAACGCCTGAAGGCTTTGGGCGCACCACAGCCCGTGGCCGCGCCAGAAGGCCTGCAGGTGGAGTTGCGCCCCTACCAACTCGAAGGCCTGGCCTGGTTGCAGTACCTGCGCGCCCACAGCCTGGGTGGCATCCTGGCCGACGACATGGGCTTGGGCAAAACCGCGCAGGCACTGGCCCATGTGCTGGTGGAAAAACACGCCGGACGGCTGGACCTGCCCGTTCTGGTTGTGCTGCCCACATCACTCATATTTAACTGGCAGGCCGAGGCGAAGCGCATGGCGCCAAGCCTGCGTCTGCTCACGCTGCAAGGCCCGGAGCGCGCAGAGCTGTTCGCCCAGATGCCCGACCACGACCTGGTGCTCACCACCTACCCGCTGCTATGGCGCGACATGGATGCCCTGGCCGCACAGCGCTTCCACCTCGTCATATTGGACGAGGCCCAGATGGTCAAGAACGCCGGCAGCCGCAGCGCCCGCGCGCTGCGTCGCCTGCAGACGCGCCGCAGCCTGTGCCTCACCGGCACGCCCATGGAAAACCACCTGGGCGAACTGTGGGCGCAGTTCGACTGGCTGATGCCCGGCTTTCTGGGCGATGCGCGCCACTTTGCCGCGCGCTGGCGCAAGCCGATCGAAGAGAACGGCGAGACCCTGCGCGCCGCGCTGCTGGCACAACGTGTGCGCCCTTTCATCCTGCGCCGCCGCAAGCAGGACGTGGCGAGCGAACTGCCACCGCGCACCGAAGTCATCAAACGCGTGCAACTACAAGGCCAGCAGCGCGAGCTGTACGAAAGCGTGCGCGTGGCCGCCGATGTGCAAGTGCGCCGCGTGTTGCAGCGCCAGAGCTTCAACGGCGCGCAGATCAGCATCTTGGACGCGCTGCTGAAATTAAGGCAAGTATGCTGCGACCCGCATTTGGTCAAAGGCAGCAAACCAACAGAAAACATCGAGCGCGCCAAGCTGGAGCTGCTGGCCGACATGCTGCCCGCGCTGGTGGAAGAAGGCCGACGCGTGTTGGTGTTCTCGCAGTTCACCGAGCTGCTGGATTTGATTGCGGACCAACTGCACGCCCAGGCCTTGCCCTTCCTGAGCCTGACCGGCCAGACCAGCCCCAAGGACCGCGGCAGCGTGGTGCAGCGCTTCCAGGCACAAGAAGTGCCGGTGCTGCTGTTGAGCCTGAAGGCGGGCGGCGTAGGCCTGAACCTGACCGCCGCGGACACCGTGATCCATATGGACCCTTGGTGGAACCCGGCTGTGGAAGAACAGGCCACCGCACGCGCCCACCGCATAGGCCAGGACCAGCCGGTGTTTGTCTACAAGCTGGTCGTGGAAGGCAGCATCGAGGAACGCATGCTGGAGCTGCAGGCGCGCAAACTGGCACTGGCCGACAGTGTCCTGGGGCATGACGCGGCAGGTGCGCTGAAGTTTGACGAGGCAGACCTGGACGCCCTGCTGGCACCGCTGGGCGCCGTTGTAGCCACCGGACAAACACCCGAAGAAGCCGCCCGGCGCTGGGGGCGTACGGGGAGCCGAGCTTGA
- a CDS encoding class I SAM-dependent methyltransferase — protein MTVIERTLLNLGFAGSTWGNLGLWADAVQDYPAACEALAVRLAEHAQLSPGSSVLDVGFGYGDQLLVWKQRFGVGRITGIETDAAGVIEARRKLAAFTDVTLTLGDGGLPLSKEHYDRVLALDCAYHFAPRSAFFAHAFRVLRPGGRLALTDIVLADNASSAQHTRLAKVCGIPSENLLTQQTYGQSLVELGFSNVRFEYLDEEVLSGFSRFAIRLLRRRGLAGLSAGGLKIFATAAISAWLRRGRRVHYVVVSAERPA, from the coding sequence ATGACCGTGATTGAGCGCACTTTGTTGAACCTCGGTTTTGCGGGCAGCACTTGGGGCAATCTGGGGCTATGGGCCGATGCAGTCCAAGACTATCCTGCCGCCTGCGAGGCGCTTGCGGTGCGACTGGCCGAGCACGCGCAGTTGTCACCGGGATCCAGCGTGCTGGACGTCGGCTTTGGGTACGGGGACCAATTGCTGGTCTGGAAACAGCGCTTTGGCGTGGGGCGCATCACCGGCATCGAAACGGACGCTGCGGGTGTTATCGAGGCGCGCAGGAAACTCGCTGCATTCACCGATGTGACTCTGACCTTGGGTGATGGCGGCCTGCCGCTCTCCAAAGAACACTACGACCGCGTGCTCGCATTGGACTGCGCTTACCACTTTGCCCCGCGCTCCGCTTTCTTCGCCCATGCATTCCGGGTTCTGCGTCCCGGTGGCAGGCTGGCGCTGACCGATATTGTTCTGGCAGACAACGCCAGCAGCGCACAACATACACGCTTGGCAAAGGTGTGCGGTATCCCGTCAGAAAACCTGCTCACGCAGCAGACCTATGGGCAATCATTGGTGGAGCTGGGTTTCAGCAATGTCCGGTTCGAATACTTGGATGAAGAAGTCTTATCCGGGTTCTCACGTTTTGCCATTCGCCTGCTGCGCCGCCGTGGTTTGGCCGGGCTGAGTGCAGGCGGACTCAAGATATTTGCAACCGCTGCCATCTCCGCCTGGCTGCGCCGTGGCCGACGCGTGCATTACGTGGTGGTCAGCGCAGAGCGACCGGCGTAA
- a CDS encoding SDR family NAD(P)-dependent oxidoreductase, translating to MNKIALITTPFGFDSTADAVIAGVDLTGQRAIVTGGSSGIGIETARALASAGAEVTLAVRNLDAGHEVAKAISASTKNPHVHVGHLELGNQHSVQAFTAAWRGPLHILVNNAGIMALPELERSPEGWEMQFATNFMGHFALTLGLHAAMVAAQGARIVSLSSSGSLFAPMLFGDPHFRFIPYTPFVAYGQSKTACALLAVEATRRWAREGIYANALNPGAIATNLQKHTGGLKTPPERRKTIQQGAATSVLLAASPLLQGIGGRYFEDCNEARMVDERPADFSGVASYALDPGNAEQLWELATTLLA from the coding sequence ATGAACAAAATAGCACTTATCACCACCCCATTTGGCTTCGACTCCACCGCCGATGCGGTGATTGCCGGCGTGGACCTGACCGGCCAGCGCGCCATCGTCACCGGCGGCTCATCCGGCATCGGCATCGAGACCGCGCGCGCACTCGCCAGCGCCGGGGCAGAGGTCACGCTGGCCGTGCGCAACCTGGATGCAGGTCACGAGGTCGCCAAAGCCATCAGCGCTTCGACGAAGAATCCCCATGTGCATGTAGGCCACCTCGAACTCGGCAACCAGCACTCCGTACAGGCGTTCACCGCTGCATGGCGCGGCCCGCTGCATATCCTGGTCAACAACGCCGGCATCATGGCGCTACCAGAATTGGAACGCTCCCCCGAGGGATGGGAGATGCAGTTCGCCACCAACTTCATGGGGCACTTTGCCCTGACACTGGGCCTGCATGCCGCCATGGTTGCAGCCCAGGGCGCACGCATTGTGTCGCTGAGCTCAAGCGGCAGTCTGTTTGCGCCAATGCTCTTCGGCGATCCGCATTTCCGGTTTATTCCCTACACACCGTTCGTCGCCTACGGGCAGTCCAAGACCGCCTGCGCGCTGCTGGCCGTGGAGGCCACCCGCCGCTGGGCCAGGGAGGGCATCTACGCCAACGCGCTCAATCCAGGGGCGATTGCAACCAACTTGCAAAAGCACACCGGAGGCCTGAAGACACCGCCAGAACGGCGCAAAACCATACAACAGGGGGCAGCCACATCCGTGCTGCTGGCGGCGTCGCCTCTGCTGCAAGGCATCGGCGGGCGCTACTTCGAAGATTGCAATGAGGCGCGCATGGTGGATGAGCGCCCTGCAGACTTCAGCGGCGTTGCCTCTTATGCCCTCGATCCAGGCAATGCCGAGCAGCTTTGGGAACTCGCCACCACGCTGTTGGCTTGA
- a CDS encoding glycerophosphodiester phosphodiesterase family protein, whose product MFLQRKGNQMTGFTYRAIALAAATAALLGACASTTPGQNKYPTLNGAQPLVIGHRGASGYLPEHTLASYQKAIDMGADFIEPDLVVTKDGELVARHEPNITATTDASTRPEFASRKTTRKVDGVNETGWFATDFTLAELRTLRAKQPNPARDKSFDGQFQIPTFREILELAKTQSARTGRTIGVYAETKHPTYHVDAGLPIEPRMLAMLAEYGYTKKDSPVIIQSFEVSNLKALRKLTQVRLVQLVDADDVDSKGNMVLVAPFDKPYDFAVAKDPRTFPDLLTPQGLAEVKTYADGIGPWKPYLASGAHVLGADGKPKDLNGDGKINDNDRVALPPTDVVKNAHAAGLFVHAYTFRSEAPGLLSDYKGDPKAEYKRFFALGVDGLFSDFPDTAVAARAGQ is encoded by the coding sequence TTGTTTTTACAACGGAAGGGAAATCAGATGACAGGCTTTACCTATCGCGCCATTGCGTTGGCCGCTGCGACCGCTGCACTGCTGGGCGCTTGCGCCAGCACCACCCCGGGGCAAAACAAGTACCCCACCTTGAATGGCGCGCAGCCGCTGGTCATTGGCCACCGTGGTGCCAGCGGTTACCTGCCCGAGCACACGCTGGCGTCGTACCAGAAGGCCATCGACATGGGCGCGGACTTCATCGAACCCGACCTGGTGGTCACCAAAGACGGCGAGCTGGTTGCACGCCATGAACCCAACATCACGGCCACCACCGATGCCTCCACCCGCCCCGAATTCGCCAGCCGCAAGACCACCCGCAAGGTGGACGGTGTGAACGAAACCGGCTGGTTTGCCACCGACTTCACGCTGGCCGAGCTGCGCACCCTGCGCGCCAAGCAGCCCAACCCCGCACGCGACAAGTCGTTTGATGGTCAGTTCCAGATCCCCACCTTCCGCGAAATCCTGGAGCTGGCCAAGACACAGTCCGCACGCACCGGCCGCACCATTGGCGTGTACGCCGAAACCAAGCACCCCACCTACCACGTGGACGCAGGCCTGCCCATCGAGCCGCGCATGCTGGCCATGCTGGCCGAGTACGGCTACACGAAGAAGGACTCCCCAGTCATCATCCAGTCGTTTGAGGTGTCCAACCTCAAGGCACTGCGCAAGCTGACCCAGGTGCGCCTGGTGCAACTGGTGGACGCGGACGATGTGGACTCCAAGGGCAATATGGTCCTGGTGGCCCCGTTCGACAAGCCCTATGACTTTGCCGTGGCCAAAGACCCACGCACTTTCCCCGACCTGCTGACGCCCCAGGGCCTGGCCGAAGTCAAAACCTATGCCGATGGCATCGGCCCCTGGAAGCCCTACCTGGCCAGCGGCGCCCACGTGCTGGGTGCAGACGGCAAGCCGAAAGACCTGAACGGCGACGGCAAGATCAACGACAACGATCGCGTGGCGCTCCCGCCCACCGACGTGGTGAAAAATGCGCACGCTGCGGGCCTGTTTGTCCACGCCTATACCTTCCGCAGCGAAGCGCCGGGCTTGTTGTCTGACTACAAGGGCGACCCCAAGGCCGAATACAAACGCTTCTTCGCTCTGGGTGTGGATGGCCTGTTCAGCGACTTCCCCGACACGGCCGTAGCCGCACGCGCGGGGCAATAA
- a CDS encoding sensor domain-containing diguanylate cyclase, which yields MKTLLPRWNLSLRTELIACLLVTSLASTAIVGGLAYQRLTKKFNTLVMQESNNNFTNDVQQYFKVYGSWAEGQKQESFRAFTERRRATMRPDAGGVLRPQPGVEPGPVGPAGPPPGGGLQKPPPPGTGGNLNRPPFRFYLFDADYRSLFTLAPYRPGDPIHDEDRARMLPIQLDGKTIAYSSPQGEVSYSDLDLGYLAAMRESLVMGTALGLALTLLLGVFLGNRLSRPLRHLTGAVQAMGEGALRQQVPVESDNEVGVLAQAFNRMSGEIARQYEDLQKSHAQIEAMATQMRELSLRDALTGLHNRRHFDEQCAQLFASSQRYQRPFSVTLCDIDHFKRVNDQFSHATGDEVLRRIGEILKQSMRGSDLVARYGGEEFVVAFPETDLEHAKEACEALRQRVEAYPWHEVHPDLRVTISMGLCSDTQVASFHHMLEAADALLYQAKHGGRNQVCALAAGEPA from the coding sequence ATGAAGACCCTGCTCCCCCGCTGGAACCTGTCATTGCGCACCGAACTCATTGCATGCCTGCTGGTCACCAGCCTGGCGTCTACCGCCATCGTCGGCGGGCTGGCGTACCAGCGCCTCACGAAAAAGTTCAATACCCTGGTCATGCAGGAGTCCAACAACAATTTCACGAACGATGTACAGCAATACTTCAAGGTCTACGGCAGTTGGGCCGAGGGGCAGAAGCAGGAGAGCTTCCGTGCGTTCACCGAACGCAGGCGTGCCACCATGCGGCCCGATGCTGGCGGTGTGCTGCGCCCGCAGCCGGGCGTGGAACCCGGTCCTGTGGGGCCTGCCGGTCCCCCGCCCGGCGGCGGCCTGCAGAAGCCACCACCACCGGGCACGGGTGGCAACCTGAACCGCCCGCCTTTCCGCTTCTACCTGTTTGACGCCGACTACCGCTCGCTGTTCACGCTGGCGCCCTACCGGCCAGGGGACCCCATCCACGACGAAGACCGCGCCCGCATGCTCCCCATCCAGCTGGACGGCAAGACCATCGCCTATTCCTCGCCGCAGGGTGAAGTCAGCTACTCCGACCTCGATCTGGGCTATCTGGCGGCCATGCGCGAATCGCTGGTGATGGGCACCGCCCTCGGGCTGGCCCTCACACTGCTGCTGGGCGTGTTTCTGGGCAACCGCCTGAGCCGCCCCCTGCGCCACCTGACCGGCGCAGTGCAAGCCATGGGCGAAGGGGCGCTGCGCCAGCAAGTGCCGGTGGAGTCGGACAACGAGGTCGGCGTGCTGGCCCAGGCCTTCAACCGCATGAGCGGCGAGATCGCGCGGCAGTACGAAGACCTGCAAAAGTCCCATGCCCAGATTGAGGCCATGGCCACACAGATGCGTGAGCTGAGCCTGCGCGACGCGCTGACTGGACTGCACAACCGCCGCCATTTTGATGAACAGTGCGCCCAACTTTTTGCCAGTAGCCAGCGCTACCAGCGCCCCTTCAGCGTGACGCTGTGCGACATCGACCACTTCAAACGCGTCAACGACCAGTTCTCCCACGCCACCGGGGACGAAGTACTACGGCGCATCGGCGAGATCCTGAAGCAAAGCATGCGCGGCTCGGATCTGGTGGCGCGTTATGGTGGCGAAGAGTTTGTCGTGGCCTTCCCCGAGACCGACCTGGAGCATGCTAAAGAGGCCTGCGAAGCGCTGCGCCAGCGCGTGGAAGCCTACCCCTGGCACGAAGTGCACCCGGACCTGCGCGTCACCATCAGCATGGGCCTCTGCAGCGACACCCAGGTCGCTAGCTTCCACCACATGCTGGAGGCCGCAGACGCTTTGCTGTACCAGGCCAAACATGGCGGGCGCAACCAGGTTTGCGCTTTGGCCGCTGGCGAGCCTGCTTAA